The genomic segment GCTGCTTTCGCGGTGTTTATTGTTTTTTTCTCGCTCATGCTCGGCGTGATTCAAGACTTTTTGGGGCAGGAGTTCGGCCAATTCGACGAGATTGCGTCCTTTCTCGTCATCGCCTCCTTCGGTCCCGGTTGGGACGGATGGATGCACGTCTTCGAGCAGCTCGGCACGCTTTATTTGTATGGCCCCGTGCTTGGCCTGACAGCGATTTGGATCATGCTGCGCAGCAAGGAGCGGAGGCTCGACCTGATCTTTCTTGTATGGGTTGTCGTAGGCGGAGAGTTGCTCGACGAAATTTTGCGCACGGTCTTCCATCGTCCGGGGCCGGTCGCGGCTGATGTTCAGCTTTTTAATACGTTCCCCAGCGAAGAAACGCTGATTACCTTGACGGTCTGCGGATTTTCGGCTTTCCTGCTGCTGCGCCACTACCACTTTCGTTATGTAAGGGTGCCCCTCGTGCTGGGCGTCATCTCGATCTGTCTCGCGGTGGGCGTCAGCCGGATTTATTTCGGGGTGCAGTACCCCAGCGACGTCTTTGCGGGCTATGTGTTCGGGGGCGCATGGGTCAGTCTCCATGTGATGCTGCTGGAGATTCTCCGGAAGCTGCGAGCCGTGGGGGATTGATGGCAGTCGCAACCGGAAGTCCCGGCAGGCAATCGGCAGGCAATCGGCAGGCAATCGACAATCCTTCCGCAAGATCATGCCTATCGATGAACCGCTAATCGGAAAGGATAGAAAGAGGCCGTGCTTTCCATCCTGAGTCGGGCGGGGCGATTCGCGGGCAGATGGGCGCGCTATTGGCATGCAGACGATTTTCCGGCGGTTTGCATTTAAAAGCCTGCATTTTTACATGTATTTTCTGCCGACCAAGGGCACGTGAAAAAATACATGAAAATTTGCAGGCAAATTCAAAGCGCAAGCCGGAAAACGGGCTGATGGAGGAAAATACCTGCACATTCGCATCTTTTGTTCCCGAAAGGATAGATATCGGCGAAATTAGATGTATATTTGCAGGTTTGCGTCGAAATGAGGCGACGGGTGACGATTGACTGCTGGCGCCCCGGATTTGAAATGAAGCTCCAGGTAGAGATTCTTCGCCTAGTGACGCTGTAAAGCGTCTCTTCGCCTTGGTTGGCGTCGAGATCCCACCAAGTGGCGCTGTAAAGCGTCTCTTTGCCTTGGTTGGCGTCGAGATCCCGCCAAGTGGCGCTGTACAGCGTTTCTTCGCCACGGATGGCGGCGAGATCCCGCCGTCGTCCAATACTGTCGGCTTAGCTTAGAAGCCGATATTGTCCTTCAGGTGAATCGTGCCGTTTTTAAACGTCGTATTGGCGCCCTTATCGTTGATCAGCGTATTGCCCGTGAAGTAGATGTCCTTGATCTGACCGTCGCCCCATACGCCGATTCCGCGATGCGCGGCGTTTTTGATCGTGTTGCCCGTGAAGGTGACGTTGTCGATGACGCCGGTCGACGCATACACGAGCACGTTCGGATGGTTCTGGGGCTCCTGGATGCCAGTGTGGTCGACCGTATTGCCTTTCACCGTAACGTTGTTGACGTTGGTCGTATTGTAGGAGCCTTCGCAGGCGATATAAATGCCGGCCATTTGCGTATCCTTGACGGAGTTGCCTTCAATTAATACGTCTGTACCGCCGACGACGGAGATGCCGCGTGCGAGCGAGCCGTATCCGACATCGTTGTTGCGGATCGTGATGTTATTAACGGCCGGCTCGTCGTAGCTGACGACCGCAATCGTATCGTCGCCGACGCCCTTCACCAAGTTGCCTTCGACCGTAATGAAGCTGCTGCCGTTCGTCATATGAATGCCGTCGGCGCCAGTCGAATCGACGATGTTGTTCGTGATCCGGCCGCCCTTGGCTTCATAGGTAACCATGATGCCGGCCGTGCTGGACTTGTACACATAAATGCTGTCGATGACAAAATTCGTAGCGCTGCGGACGGTGATGCTGTTCTTCTCGTTGGCGCCGTTGCCCCGTGCTACCGTCGTCGCATACGCATGCTTGATGCCGCTCAGCGTGACGCCGTCGCCCTTGATGTCGATGGAGCCGTTTTGCGGATCGGTCGAGGTAAGCGTCGTCTGGTCCTTGCCTGCGCCGCGCAGGCTGATGCCGTCAAGCGTCAAGATCTTGCCGAGCGTGAAGTTGCCGGCCGGGACGGTCACGAGCTTGCCTTGCGTCTTGGCCTTGGTCAGGCACGAGAGGAAGGCCGCGTAGTCATCCTTGCCGTCGTCAGCGATGGCGCCGCAGCTCGTCACGTCGATGCCTGCTGCCGGCGTAGGCGTCGGAGTTGACGTAGGCGTCGCCGTTGCAGTCGGCTTGGCAGTAGGCGTCGGAGTAAGTGTTGGTGTTGGCGTTGGTGTTGGCGTCGGGGTTGACGTAAAAGCGGGCGTAGCCGTTGCTGTCGGCTTGGAGACCGGCGTCGAGGTAGCCGTAGGCGCAGCAGTCGGTTTAACCGTTGGCGTCGGAGTCGTAGTTGGTGTTGATGTTGGGGTTGGAGTAGGAGTTGGTGTTGATGTTGGGGTTGGAGTAGGAGTTGGTGTCGCAGCCGGCGCATCGGACTTGAATTCGATGGTCGGACTCCAGAGCGTTTCGTCGCTGACGGCTGTATTTTTACGGTTCACGATGAAGTAGATGGCCGTTCCCTTTTCGACAGGGACGCTTCCGACGCTTTTCGGGGCGTAGCCTTTGACGTAGATTAGCGTATTTTTCCACAGCAGCTTGCTGTCCTTCAGGACCGTAACGACGGTTCCGTCACCTTGCTCGGAGCTTCTGGAAACTTCACCGGTGATCGCGATCGTACCCTTGTCCGGCGCGACCCACTTGAGGACGGAGTCGGCGTTCTCGTCGGGACGCTGCGTATCCTTCGATACCCATGGATAATCGCTGTTCGCAGGCTGCCAGCGCTTGTTGGCAGCATTATAAACAAGGTCCGTGTAGATGGAGCCTACGAGTTTCTGATAGTACCATTGATGCTGGCCTTGCACAGTTCCGAAGTCGGCGGCGGCGGAGAAGACTTGCGTGGTCGTGCTGCTTGCGGCGTATGCCGGCTTTTCGGTAGAAGACGAGAAACCATAAACGACACCGAGAGCCAAAACAAGCGCCATAGCCACCGAACTGAACTTTTTCAAGAAAAAACCCCCATCGCATGTTTGAGTGTTGGATTGAGTGGGTAAAGACGGAGTGACAGGTCTGTAAAATGAATATCGGCGCTGCGAACGGCGGCATGAATATCTTGGCATCACCTTTTCGGGTGCCAGATTATTCCTGCTGCTTTTCGAGCTGAATTACGCCAACTTACACACCATCGCTTCCGTCCTCAGCCTTATCCCCAGTCCTACTCTTTGTTGCCTCTCCCGCATGTCCCTCAATATTCCTAT from the Cohnella hashimotonis genome contains:
- a CDS encoding right-handed parallel beta-helix repeat-containing protein, whose translation is MKKFSSVAMALVLALGVVYGFSSSTEKPAYAASSTTTQVFSAAADFGTVQGQHQWYYQKLVGSIYTDLVYNAANKRWQPANSDYPWVSKDTQRPDENADSVLKWVAPDKGTIAITGEVSRSSEQGDGTVVTVLKDSKLLWKNTLIYVKGYAPKSVGSVPVEKGTAIYFIVNRKNTAVSDETLWSPTIEFKSDAPAATPTPTPTPTSTPTPTPTPTSTPTTTPTPTVKPTAAPTATSTPVSKPTATATPAFTSTPTPTPTPTPTLTPTPTAKPTATATPTSTPTPTPAAGIDVTSCGAIADDGKDDYAAFLSCLTKAKTQGKLVTVPAGNFTLGKILTLDGISLRGAGKDQTTLTSTDPQNGSIDIKGDGVTLSGIKHAYATTVARGNGANEKNSITVRSATNFVIDSIYVYKSSTAGIMVTYEAKGGRITNNIVDSTGADGIHMTNGSSFITVEGNLVKGVGDDTIAVVSYDEPAVNNITIRNNDVGYGSLARGISVVGGTDVLIEGNSVKDTQMAGIYIACEGSYNTTNVNNVTVKGNTVDHTGIQEPQNHPNVLVYASTGVIDNVTFTGNTIKNAAHRGIGVWGDGQIKDIYFTGNTLINDKGANTTFKNGTIHLKDNIGF